DNA from Podospora pseudopauciseta strain CBS 411.78 chromosome 5 map unlocalized CBS411.78m_5, whole genome shotgun sequence:
CTGGTGGGACAAGCAGGAGCGCAGAAACTTGGGCGAGCCGGTTCACGAAGACAACGATATTCTGGGCATATTCTCCACCTACGAGTACACATGGATCAGCCCTGGCAAGGGTCTCGCCCAGCTTGGCGCCTTCATTGTGGTCTTCTTCGGCGTTGTCTTCAGCGTCAAGCAGGTTTACCCAGACCGTGTCAGCTACCCCAGAGAGTTTGAGGGTGGTTTGGTCAGGGAActgggtggagagggtgctATCCGCGTAAGTGGACAGTCATTGGACCTGCGTTTGGGTCAAGCTAATCATTGGAAACAGGCCAGAATGGAAGGTGATGAGGACCCCTGAAGTGGAAGTAGTATGTGAGGAGTTGTAAATATCCAGGTTTTAATGACCTATGTTGTGCAATTGAGTCCCTTTGTCAAAGAACAGCTCAGCAGGCAGTCATGTCCGGCCAGGCTTTTGATCTAGTTTCGGTTCATCGTCTACTGACATGGATCTTGAATCCCAGCTGGGTGGCGACTGATCCGTGCCCTGCTTTCCGTTGATGCCGATGGAGGGTTGGAAGCTGTGGGATCTTGGAAACGTGGAAAGAGCTTTATCTGATCCTGCCGCGATTATTGGTAtcaggagggtggggaaCAGCTCATACCACGGGTGACCCAGCAGGCGCGGTGATGCCACCTTTGACTTTATTGACAAATATAGGACCCTTTGCAGTTTCCTGAGTTAGCTTGCCAGCTTCCTCCAAAGAGGCGGTTCCCGGTTTTCGGAATAGGTTTTTTGTTATGCCGCTTCCTGCCGTCTTTCTGAATCGGTCTCCAAATCTCAGCTGGCAACCTTGACGACACGGACGTATGATCTTATGGTCTAGACCAAGGAAGCAAGTGTTTCCCGCTCATTTCAACTGCAATTCTGACAATCAAGCCGCCCCCGTCACTTCCTCGGTGCTATCTCTCAGTCTCAGCATCCGAATCGCCCCAACTTCCACAGTCAAAGCACCCAATTGACTGTCTTGGAATTACACCACACAGTTGAACCGGGGCCGAATCTACTCGAACCCCATCCTTCTTCGTCCCTTTCCAATCATGCTGAGGGAAGTACCGGTCACACCGTGCGTCATTGGGTCCCCTACCCCCGGTAGCTCCCAAAGATGCCTATCGGCATGGGCCCGCCAAACTACCAACGCGGGTACCAAAGTGACGTTGCTGATGTTCTGATATCAGGCATCTCCGCTCGCAACTCTGTTTTTGGCTTCTTGGGAGTTGCCAGCCTTGATGGCTGTGTAATTGGCTTGGCCACCTTTctcttttgttgctgttctcTTGGTACCAGTTCCTttcctctccatcatcatcgagcAAGTCTTATCAGTCTCTCTTCTCGacaaatcatcctcctctttcgACCACCACGATGCGCTACGACGACTGGGATGTCATCCTTTTCCCGACTGGCCGAGACGCCAAAATTCCCTTCAAAGAGTTCAAGGTCGCCTGCCATGCGATTCCCGATGTCGAGTTGTCCCACATTCACGGCTCAGCTGGTATGTCGGTAATGATGCCGGTAATGACCTGCTTTGTCCCGAGTTTGCCGGCCGGGTCCTCGTTCCAGATATCTCTTCACTGCTGGCGCAACCCCGAGATCAGCCAATTCACCCGGACTTACAGCAAGCACATGGAGCTAGTCAAATATGAGGCCCGCATTCTCCTCGACGGACGCTTGGTTGCGTGGGTAGTGCCTGGCTC
Protein-coding regions in this window:
- a CDS encoding uncharacterized protein (COG:C; EggNog:ENOG503P42G); translation: MLSSRIVRAAPLRTAALAVRRLPLIQTRTFLPESMVGRAKLDEKYPDSDYPKLTAAEDPEMNGGYINPPRVKRQFRDPHADWWDKQERRNLGEPVHEDNDILGIFSTYEYTWISPGKGLAQLGAFIVVFFGVVFSVKQVYPDRVSYPREFEGGLVRELGGEGAIRARMEGDEDP